Genomic DNA from Xiphophorus hellerii strain 12219 chromosome 16, Xiphophorus_hellerii-4.1, whole genome shotgun sequence:
TTTACAGCTGCACAGCTACCAATATTCTGGGAAAAACAACTATGAACATCTTTGTTGACATGGAAGAAAATGACACAACAACAGACCCTCCAGTCATGCCAACCCCTGAGGCATCTGAAAGTATGCTTTCTTACTGATAGTACTGTTAAAGGTTTGTTTCTTATTGTGCACCAAATCAAAGTTATGATTCAAAATTTTGGCTTTTCAATGACAGATTGTGGCTTAACTGTGATGCCCTCCGAAGTTTATGTGAAATATGGAGATTCAGCTTCGATTAATTGCAGCACAACCAGCAAAGACCCTGCTTTAATGAACTGGGAGTTTGCAGTTGGCAAGACTTCTGGTACACCTCCTAGTGTCACTTGGATGATTGAGAAACTAGAAGATTTCACCGTGGAACCTTTCTGCTTCGTCACTCTGGATACTGATGAACAGTGCAAAATGAAACCGAACATCACTCTTTATAGTGAGTACTCACCACGCCTTCTGCTTTTAACTGTTTCAACCTGGAAGCTTTTCCATTCAGTGGTGGAAATATTATAAattgtactgttttattttgttttttgtagagCTTCCAGATTCTGTGGCAGTCTCTGCAGCGGGTAATGGTCCAAAGAAAGAAGGCGAAGAGCATCAGCTGCAGTGCCACATTTACAGTGTGGCCCCTGCAAAAAAGCTCTTGGTGAAGTGGCATAAAGATGATAAAACTGTCCTCACTGATTACCTAAAAAGCTCTGATGTGACGCCACTCCCAGAATGCCTTAACGACCCCACTGTGAGACTGTGCAATGTATCATCTATCTATACTTTCACTGTCAAGAAAAGTGACAATGGATCACTTTTCAGATGTGAGGTTGAGTTTCAGTTTGGCCCTGCAGGGCCACTGGTGCCCCCCTCCATGGCGTCAGAACCTTACACTACTGTTGTACACTGTAGGTTCTTCATCGCATTATATTTAGTGTTTCTATACCTACCAAGTAATGTTTAAATGACTGAAATACTATATTTTCTGCAGATAAGCCGACCATCAAAAATTGCCCTGGTTATGTTGGTGTGGAAAATAGCTTCCGCCTGAATGATTTGCCATGTGAAACTGATGGGAACCCTCCACCTGGTATTGAGTGGTATTACAATGGTACACTGATTGATTCATTCAAGGTCCTTACCAGGGCTGAATCTGGGATCTACAAAGCTACAGCGCGTAACTCAATGGGACAGGTTAACACTGATGTTCACATCACAGTTGAATGTGGGTCTACAACATAGAActacattttattacaataaagccccccaaaaaacaaaaaaacagttgatTATTTTGAATAGTATTTTTGATGTCTTTTTTACAGATGCCCCCAGACTTTCCTGTCAGATGCTGTATGAGGTTGAAGTAGAAGACACACCGAAACCTTTGTGTAATCCAGAGGGTTTACCTCTCCCTAACATAACTTggtttaaaaatggaaaagagcACTTTCCACagcactggaaaaaaaatgagagTGGAAACTATTCAGTCAAAGCATTCAACAAACATGGAACAGCTGAGCACATGTTTTATCTGGACATTTTATGTAAGTCAAAACTTTACTCTTTACTTTATGCCCACTGTGGCTGCAAAGAACTTAAACATGATTTGagaagtcttttatttttctctccattcaATAGATCCCCCAGAGTTCACAGAGCCAGATACAACCACAGGAGTTATTGTAGACGGAAATGTGTCTTTAGTTTGGGAAGCTGACGGGAACCCCAAGCCTGATATCCAATGTAACGACTCGTTAGCAGAGAATGTACGGGCGTCCACTGTGGGGCGCCAGAAGATCATAACCATCACAGGAGCCACGTCTACTAATGCAGGCCGTTACATCTGTGTTGCCACGAATAAAGTTGGGAAAGTGACAAGATCAACCACTCTGCTGTTAAAAGGTATTATTCTGTGCAAGaaaaaattaagtaatattGCTAATGTCacaaaggatgaaaaaaaaattatacaaagaGATGCAAGCTATTGTTtcagctattttattttttcttcttttgcagaTAAGTCCACTGACCTCTTCCAGCACTGGTGGGTTTTCCTACTTGTCCTGCTAGTCTTCGTGATTTTTTTGGTACTTGGTTTTATACTAAAGGGCCGCAAGAAACATGGACGATATAATTTCCCGTTGCAAGCCAGATTCACTGTAGAGAATGGGACGACAGAAGCGAATGGTGAAAGCTTGAATTGAAGGCAGTTAAGTAGCGTGTAAATAAACGTTATTACTGATTAAAAGAATGATGTGTTAAGTGATGTATGCCTCAAAGATATGTTAGCCAAGAAATTGAGCTTACAATAAACATCTCATGTTATTCTGTTGTGTTTCAGCTTTTAAATAGACTTTTAACTCTTTCATTTCATTgcattagtattttttttctttcattgttgGTTTTTGAATGTGTTAAAATATGAGACTTTTATCAGCGTACATCTTTCAAAAtactggattaaaaaaaatggagtaATTAATGCTACTTATTTTAACTTGAAACATTGTATCTCATTGTATCTCTTTCTAAACTCTTCACTGTTCTTCCTGACTTGAACTACTGGCTATTAAAAAGAGACTTTCAACATGCTTGTATCTGCTGGGAGAAGAGGCTGAAGGAAATAGAAATGTAACACTATCCAAGCCCTCAGGATGTAACGCAATTTCCAGGCCCGGTGGGTTTTATGAGGGTGCTGGCCCTTTAAGGCAGCTCACTAACTCTGGGATTTGGGAGTGACGCGGATACGAGAGCTACTTTGTCCCTCTGTTTCCTTCGCTATGAAAAATATTTGGACTTATTAGAACAACGGCTACCAGCGAAAGTTGATTGATTTACTTATGAAGCCG
This window encodes:
- the LOC116735290 gene encoding hemicentin-1, translating into MSSHPPVSQSGMLPLGMLGLLLLSFLPCGADLTCTPMTILTLDAPVIIENGTQLYASCNTTEIDFEEMSLCLGKTCCKNTQKDHVVSCVALVSDSEMRAECRIKLNETLECSEDLDITVYKNPKVMLSMRNGNAKQADYELHCDVFDVAPAQNISVTWYRNNKTFKSFMDSIEEPEKNSYILGVNISREERFAEFRCEVQLKFGELKPQHPVISTTHRLSARYAPVLRTNSSKIITMAWGGNATLLCDIEGNPPPVYQWTIDEQPMLETTNRLDITQVNSSSIYSCTATNILGKTTMNIFVDMEENDTTTDPPVMPTPEASENCGLTVMPSEVYVKYGDSASINCSTTSKDPALMNWEFAVGKTSGTPPSVTWMIEKLEDFTVEPFCFVTLDTDEQCKMKPNITLYKLPDSVAVSAAGNGPKKEGEEHQLQCHIYSVAPAKKLLVKWHKDDKTVLTDYLKSSDVTPLPECLNDPTVRLCNVSSIYTFTVKKSDNGSLFRCEVEFQFGPAGPLVPPSMASEPYTTVVHYKPTIKNCPGYVGVENSFRLNDLPCETDGNPPPGIEWYYNGTLIDSFKVLTRAESGIYKATARNSMGQVNTDVHITVEYAPRLSCQMLYEVEVEDTPKPLCNPEGLPLPNITWFKNGKEHFPQHWKKNESGNYSVKAFNKHGTAEHMFYLDILYPPEFTEPDTTTGVIVDGNVSLVWEADGNPKPDIQCNDSLAENVRASTVGRQKIITITGATSTNAGRYICVATNKVGKVTRSTTLLLKDKSTDLFQHWWVFLLVLLVFVIFLVLGFILKGRKKHGRYNFPLQARFTVENGTTEANGESLN